The following is a genomic window from Acidisarcina sp..
AGACGCCATTCACGCCTGCAAGGTCGATCGTTCCCGTCTGGGAATTGAGAGCTGCCTCACGGTTGTGCTCTTCCGTTGGGTAGGTGATGATGTCGTACCGCACGCCAAGGTTCAACGTCAGGCGACGCGTAACCTTCCAGTCGTCCTGTCCATAGAACCCAACCTCATAATTGCGCGTTCCAAAGAAGCCGCTCTGCGCACCGATGCTGTAGTTATCGACAAAACCAGCCAGCAGTTCGGACACCTCATATCCAGTGAAGTCTCCATTGCCAATCTGGAAAAATCCCTTGCCGGCAATTGGACGGAAGAAGGCGACATCGCGCCGAATACCGCTGCCACCGAACTTGAACAGATGACTGCCACGGTTCAGAGTTACCGAGTCAAGAATCTGGTAGGTGTTTTCCGGAACTGCATACTTTCCATAGTCACCGGTGTACTCCAGCTGATTCTGATAACCGCCGATCAAAGCGCCACCGCCAAGTTGCGACGTGCGGTTTGCGTTGACGATACCCAGGTTGGCGGAGATAGGAATACCGCTGTAGACGGGAGCATTGGTGAAGGTATAGCGGTTGTAGCCGATACGGAACTCGTTCAACACACTCGATGTGAAGACGTGAGTCTCGCCGGCTGCAATGCCGCGCGCGTGCACCGTGTTATCGCCGGAGGCAAACCCTGCTGGCAGAGCCGCCAGGCGCGAAGTACGGGTAAAGGCGCTCTGGTCGTATGCAAAGCGCGCAAAAGCCTGGTCATGTGCGCTGGCGTTCCAATCCAGTCTCGTATCGAAGGTGTTGTAATGAGTGATCTGGCGACGGATGGTGCGGTAGTTATTCTGCGTGCCATCATTGGTGCCGGGAACGTTCGGCAGCGGATAGGCATTCAGATATTTAACGGCTGCAGCGTTAAGACGGTTCTGAGGAATGATGTTCCCTGCGAATGGGGTGCAGTTGATGGGGTCGTAAATCGCGCCCACATTCGGTGCGCCGCCCGCGCAGGCTGGATTGTTCGTGGTCGATTTTCCGGGATTTGCCGCTGCATACGCGGACAATTCGGTGAAGTTGCCAGTGCGCATAAGGGCCGTTGGAACGGTGATGATCTCAGCGTTCAGAGGAGTGTCTTCTCTGTAGCCCTGATAGTCGCCAAAGACGAACAGCTTATTTTTGAAGATAGGCAGACCAACGGAGCCGCCAAATTCATTCCTCTTAAAGGGCAGCGCCTTGGCTGGCGAAGCTCCGAAGAACGCATAGTTCGGGTTGGCGTCAAAAAGGCTGCTGCGAGCAAACTCAAATGCGGAACCGTGAATGCTATTGGAACCCGACTTCAAGGAAGTCTGCACAATTGCACCACCGGCGCGGCCAAACTCGGCAGGCGCTACGCTGGTGTTGACCCGGAATTCCTGCGTCGCATCAATATTAGGAAAGAAGACGAGTGTATTGACCAGAGCTTCGTTGTTATCGATGCCATCCAGGATATAGTTGTTGGCCTGCTGGCGCAGCCCGTTGCTCGATACGGCTCCGCCACCATTCTCCTGATTGCGAAAGGTCTCCGCGTCGCCATTCACGCCGCTGGAGGAATTTCCATATTGTCCGCGCGTGACGCCCGGATTCAACAAGGCCAACTGGGTGAAGTTGCGTCCGTTCAATGGCAATTCCGTCACCTGGCGGCCCTGGACGACTTGCCCGATGGAAGACGTTGCCGTCTCAACCAGAGGTATAGCGTCGGTCACCGTTACGACCGTGGTCACTTCCCCGGGATTCAGCTTGAAGTTGAGCGCTTGAACCTGTGAAACCTCCAGGGTCAAGTTTTGCGTTACGCCTTGGAACCCCTGTGCGGCGACTTCTGCACGATAATTGCCACGCGGAAGAGCCGGAATGGTGAAGTTTCCTGCTGCGTCAGAGGTCGCGTGGAACACGGCTCCCTGGTCCACGTTGGTAACTGTTACTGAGGCGCCTGAGATGGCTGCACCGGATGCGTCGACGACCAGGCCTTGAATACGTGCCGTATCTGTCTGGGCATAGAGAGAAGGCAGCAGCACTATAGAAACGATGGCTAAGAACACTGCCATTAGAGCCTGCGGCAGGCCAAAACGACTTCGTTTGGCCGAGGGAATATGTCCCGTTGGCATTGCATTTCCTCCTATAAGGTACTTCTCGATGGCAGGCTTCTGGATTAATAACCTTCTAGAGCCTTGCCCGACTCTGAAGGAAACTCTTTACTTATTCCACTGACCATCCACAGTGCGCTAATTTAAGCTCAATTTGAGATATCCAGATAAGTATTTTTAAATGAATTACTTGCAATGATCTATCTCCACTAAATTGTGGCGATATTCAGTGTAATTTGCGGAATAGGTAAAATAGCCAGGTGGTAAAACCTACCGAAGTGCCAACTCGCGTGCGGTTTGGTTTGTTTGAAGCGGATCTCAAATCCGGCGAGCTTCGCAGATCAGGGACGAAGATCCGAGTTCAGGGACAGCCCTTTAAGGTGCTGGCGATTTTGCTGGAGCAAGCGGGCGAAGTCGTCTCCCGGGAAGAACTCGAGCAGCGCATCTGGGGTTCGGACACAACGGTCGATTTTGATCACAGTTTGGGAATCGCCATCAATAAACTCCGGGACGCGCTGGGCGACTCAGCCGAGAATCCTCGCTTTATTGAGACCTTGGCTCGCCGCGGCTACCGCTTTATCGCGCCGGTAAGTATTGAAGCCAGCACGAGCGTCGAACCGGCTGCCATCCCCCCACCGGCTCCCGAGGCACCGCAGCCACTCGTAGCGCTTGCAGAAGCCCCTGAAAAAGGGACAACTGCCAGGCCAGGCATCCTATGGAAGACGGCAACCTTATTATTAGTGCTTGCTCTGGGAGCTTGGATCGCCGCGGTTGCCTTCTGGCCGGAGCATGTAAAGATACGTCGAATCAGTGAGATAACCTACTCCGGCCAAGTGCTCGAGCCAAGCATCGACGTAGCACGCATCCCCACATTGGCAACGGATGGAGCGCGGCTCTATTTTTCCCACGTAGACAATGGAAGGATTGTTCTTGCCAGCGCATTGGCAGCAAATGGCGAGATTCAGGAGTTCAAGCTGCCCTCTGAAATCGCGTCTCCAATCATCAGCGCGATCTCTCCGGACCAGGGGAGCCTGATTCTTCATAACGCTTCTCTGGGCGATCCTGAGCAATCGCTTTGGGTTGTTCCCACCACCGGCGGCAACGCCCGTCGAATCTCGGGTATTCTGGCGCACGATGCGGTTTGGACGCCAGATGGGAAACACCTCGTCTACGCCAATGGCAACGGCCTCTTCCTGGCCCAGGCTGACGGAAGCCGCCCACAGAAATTCGCCGATCTGCCTGGGTTTGGGTTCTGGCTTCGTTGGTCTCCCGACGGCAGCCGCCTCCGGTTCAGCATTCGCGACGCAGCCCACCAGACGATTTCTCTTTGGGAGCTGAATGCGAAGGGAGGCGATCTCCATCCGCTACTTCCAGGCTGGAGCGAAACCCCTTCCGAATGCTGTGGAAATTGGACTGCCGATGGCAAGTTCTTTGTCTTCCAATCGCGTCATGGGGGCCCCAGCGATCTGTGGGTACTGGATGGCGGAAAATTCACGGGACACGATCCCAGGCAACTGACGAATGGACCACTGGATTTCCAATCTCCGGTAGGCGGTGTCCAGGGACACAGGATTTTCTTCGTCGGCTCAAACCCGAGCATAGATCTGCTGCAACTTGACGCCCGGGCTGGACGTTTTAAGCCGATTGAAGGCACATTGAGCCTGGCTGCCATGACGGCATACTCGCACGATGGCCGATGGGTGGCTTGGCTGAACCGCGCGGATGGATCGCTCTGGCGCAGCCGCATCGATGGCAGCGAGCGCCTGCAACTGACTTCGCCGCAGGTGCGCGTGTTCATGATGCGCTGGTCTCCAAACAACAAGCAGTTGGCCATTATGGCGCAGGAGCCGGGCAATCCATGGAAGATCTACTTGTTAAGCGCCGATGGTGGAGCGCTCGAACCTCTGCTGCATGAAAATACCAACGAGGCAGACCCCAATTGGTCGATCGATGGTCAGACAATCGTCTTTGGCAGGCTGCCGGAAAGAATGTCGGCAGAGCCAAAGCTGAAGGCTATCTATACGGTGGATTTGAAGAGCCGTCAGGTTACCGAGGTTCCGAACTCAAGAGGACTCTTCAGCCCCCGCCTCTCGCCTGACGGGCAATTTATCGCGGCGATGACGCTGTCGCAGAAGACGCTGATGCTGTTTGACCGCAAGACCCAGAAGTGGGCGACTCTTACCGATCGTGCGGTTGCGGACCCGCAATGGGGACAGCAGGCGAAGAATCTCTACTTTCAGGATGGGCTTGAAGATGGCGAGCCAATCTATCGCCTCGACATCGCGACACGGAAGATCGAAGCGGTCGCAAAACTAGATGACCTCCGCCCCCTCAACGCGCTGGACTACCGGCTGATCACGTTAGCTCCCGGTGATCTGCCTGTCGTAAGCGCCTCTACTTCTAATGTCAATCTCTATTCCATCAATCTGGACGAGTAAGCCGGGGTTGCAAGTACAACTCCGGCTAGATTTCCGTCATTCGCTCGCCGGATTCGCGCAAACGTTGGCGCAGTTAACGAATGATTTCCACCGAGCACTTGGCATGGCGGGCAACAAACTCCGCCACGCTCCCCAGCAGGAACGTCTGAATGCCTCTCTGCCCATGCGAGCCAACCACGATCAGGTCTGCGTGCCAATCGGTTGCGGAAGCGAGGATTGTATCTCTCACATCGCCGACCACAACCGCTGACTCGGCCTTGAACCCCGCACTTCGCAGTTCGCCTGCCACTTGCTCAACCCGCTTTCGTGCCGGCGCCTTCAGATCCTCCAGTTCGGGAGCGTAGCCTTCCGCCATCTCCGGAGGGGCCAAGGGTGCGATCGGCTGCAGGACATGCAAGACCCGGACCTCGGCATTCTCAACCCGAAACTGCGAAACCATGGTCGGTACGATCTGCTCGGATGACTTCGAATCGTCAATTGCCACTAAGATCTTCATGCCCCGCGCCCCCATAACAACAATAGGTTATGCCAATC
Proteins encoded in this region:
- a CDS encoding TonB-dependent receptor — protein: MAVFLAIVSIVLLPSLYAQTDTARIQGLVVDASGAAISGASVTVTNVDQGAVFHATSDAAGNFTIPALPRGNYRAEVAAQGFQGVTQNLTLEVSQVQALNFKLNPGEVTTVVTVTDAIPLVETATSSIGQVVQGRQVTELPLNGRNFTQLALLNPGVTRGQYGNSSSGVNGDAETFRNQENGGGAVSSNGLRQQANNYILDGIDNNEALVNTLVFFPNIDATQEFRVNTSVAPAEFGRAGGAIVQTSLKSGSNSIHGSAFEFARSSLFDANPNYAFFGASPAKALPFKRNEFGGSVGLPIFKNKLFVFGDYQGYREDTPLNAEIITVPTALMRTGNFTELSAYAAANPGKSTTNNPACAGGAPNVGAIYDPINCTPFAGNIIPQNRLNAAAVKYLNAYPLPNVPGTNDGTQNNYRTIRRQITHYNTFDTRLDWNASAHDQAFARFAYDQSAFTRTSRLAALPAGFASGDNTVHARGIAAGETHVFTSSVLNEFRIGYNRYTFTNAPVYSGIPISANLGIVNANRTSQLGGGALIGGYQNQLEYTGDYGKYAVPENTYQILDSVTLNRGSHLFKFGGSGIRRDVAFFRPIAGKGFFQIGNGDFTGYEVSELLAGFVDNYSIGAQSGFFGTRNYEVGFYGQDDWKVTRRLTLNLGVRYDIITYPTEEHNREAALNSQTGTIDLAGVNGVSRSINNTDYNNIAPRVGFAYDLYGNGKTVLRGGYGIFYFLDRGGIDNQFGQQVPFGGSVQYSASTGYRITFTGQGPQGNNDSRLATNALPLPGYPNFDPKNPPAGVNIFTTDRNNQIPSVQQYNLQLQQQIGPQTVVTVAYVGNKADHLATGYNYNTMTLAGGAQLFPKLGQVVAQFNNGTSHYDSLQLSINHRYSQGLTLTGSYTWAHNLDDSDGYLGFYAVSPLYVFNTKLNKGNSSLDQRNVFVASALYELPFGKNKMFGSNWNRTLDTIAGGWQLNTIVQAETGTPFSIVYPQYGGNFSLRASTNKTIAQPHSISGYYFDPSSFYKPALGTDGNVGRNYLHGPGFAQGDVSIFKNISLTERVKTELRAEAFNITNTPQFTNPDGNATDGNFGKISGTRQYSERQLQMAVRFTF
- a CDS encoding winged helix-turn-helix domain-containing protein: MVKPTEVPTRVRFGLFEADLKSGELRRSGTKIRVQGQPFKVLAILLEQAGEVVSREELEQRIWGSDTTVDFDHSLGIAINKLRDALGDSAENPRFIETLARRGYRFIAPVSIEASTSVEPAAIPPPAPEAPQPLVALAEAPEKGTTARPGILWKTATLLLVLALGAWIAAVAFWPEHVKIRRISEITYSGQVLEPSIDVARIPTLATDGARLYFSHVDNGRIVLASALAANGEIQEFKLPSEIASPIISAISPDQGSLILHNASLGDPEQSLWVVPTTGGNARRISGILAHDAVWTPDGKHLVYANGNGLFLAQADGSRPQKFADLPGFGFWLRWSPDGSRLRFSIRDAAHQTISLWELNAKGGDLHPLLPGWSETPSECCGNWTADGKFFVFQSRHGGPSDLWVLDGGKFTGHDPRQLTNGPLDFQSPVGGVQGHRIFFVGSNPSIDLLQLDARAGRFKPIEGTLSLAAMTAYSHDGRWVAWLNRADGSLWRSRIDGSERLQLTSPQVRVFMMRWSPNNKQLAIMAQEPGNPWKIYLLSADGGALEPLLHENTNEADPNWSIDGQTIVFGRLPERMSAEPKLKAIYTVDLKSRQVTEVPNSRGLFSPRLSPDGQFIAAMTLSQKTLMLFDRKTQKWATLTDRAVADPQWGQQAKNLYFQDGLEDGEPIYRLDIATRKIEAVAKLDDLRPLNALDYRLITLAPGDLPVVSASTSNVNLYSINLDE
- a CDS encoding universal stress protein, with the translated sequence MKILVAIDDSKSSEQIVPTMVSQFRVENAEVRVLHVLQPIAPLAPPEMAEGYAPELEDLKAPARKRVEQVAGELRSAGFKAESAVVVGDVRDTILASATDWHADLIVVGSHGQRGIQTFLLGSVAEFVARHAKCSVEIIR